The proteins below are encoded in one region of Streptomyces ficellus:
- a CDS encoding RNA polymerase sigma factor, producing the protein MNDVPPGETLRLGGNLGQRLLEVYPAYIERAPEALRRTFGMSLVQGQDVAQEAFLRVARACLAGRAAPRKHLMAYLLGAAHNLAVSTFRRERVVIVADSVLTQLQDHRMPPPAADLRVLHEVVVPAIEEMAPGSRKRIVELQAKGLEDREIAEALGISLENLRVQRHNAIVELRRRLRRHCRTQRRKNTAVHGKGIR; encoded by the coding sequence GTGAACGACGTACCCCCCGGGGAAACACTCCGGTTGGGCGGGAACCTCGGACAACGGCTGCTCGAGGTCTACCCGGCCTACATCGAGCGGGCGCCGGAAGCCCTGCGCCGGACCTTCGGCATGTCGCTGGTCCAGGGCCAGGACGTCGCCCAGGAGGCGTTCCTCCGGGTGGCCCGCGCCTGCCTGGCGGGGCGCGCGGCACCGCGCAAGCACCTGATGGCCTACCTGCTGGGCGCGGCCCACAACCTGGCCGTCAGCACGTTCCGCCGCGAACGGGTGGTGATCGTGGCGGACAGCGTCCTGACCCAGTTGCAGGACCACCGGATGCCGCCGCCGGCCGCGGACCTGCGCGTGCTGCACGAGGTGGTCGTACCGGCCATCGAGGAGATGGCACCCGGCTCGCGGAAACGAATCGTCGAACTCCAGGCCAAGGGCCTGGAGGACCGGGAGATCGCCGAAGCCCTCGGAATATCCCTGGAGAACCTGAGGGTCCAGCGGCACAACGCGATCGTCGAACTGCGGCGCAGGCTCCGGCGGCATTGCCGCACACAGCGGCGGAAGAACACGGCGGTGCACGGAAAGGGAATCAGGTGA